A window of the Tiliqua scincoides isolate rTilSci1 chromosome 5, rTilSci1.hap2, whole genome shotgun sequence genome harbors these coding sequences:
- the LOC136653024 gene encoding vomeronasal type-2 receptor 26-like encodes MMDPWAFPDKEFTITEEVITWHYMFNQVLPIALCNDHCYPGDSRKKKEGKPFCCYDCDPCPAGKISDQKDVDDCSKCPEGQFPNKNRNDCLPKDLHFLSFLEPLGMTLSALALSFSLITALVLRIFIKNQDTPIVKANNRDLTYSLLISLLLCFLCCFLFIGKPHELTCCLRQSFFGLIFSVAVSCVLAKTITVVLAFMATKPGSRMRKWVGKRVANSILLGCFLIQASICAVWLCTAPPFPHLDMYSLAEVIVVECNEGSITMFYCVLGYLGFLATVSFTVAFLARKLPDSFNEAKFITFSMLVFCSVWVSFIPPYLSTKGKYMVAVEIFSILASSAGLLGCIFFPKCYIIILRPELNSKDQLIRRNY; translated from the exons ATGATGGATCCATGGGCTTTCCCTGACAAAGAGTTCACCATTACTGAGGAGGTCATCACATGGCACTACATGTTTAATCAG GTTCTGCCTATTGCTCTGTGCAATGACCACTGCTATCCAGGTGACAGCAGaaagaagaaggaagggaagccgttttgttgctatgactgtgatCCATGTCCAGCagggaagatttcagaccagaAGG atgtgGACGACTGTTCCAAATGCCCAGAAGGTCAGTTTCCAAACAAGAACCGGAATGACTGTCTTCCTAAGGATctgcattttctctctttcttggaACCTTTGGGAATGACATTAAGTGCCTTGGCTTTGTCTTTTTCCTTGATCACAGCTTTGGTCCTCAGGATTTTCATCAAGAAccaggacactcccatcgtcaaagccaacaacagagACCTCACCTACTCCCTGCTTATCTCcttattgctctgcttcctctgttgtttcctaTTCATTGGGAAGCCTCATGAACTGACCTGCTGTTTGCGACAATCTTTTTTTGgtctcatcttctcagtggctgtttcttgtgtcttggccaaaaccatcactgtggttctggctttcatggccaccaaaccaggatccagaatgaggaagtgggtggggaaaagagtGGCCAACTCCATTCTTCTTGGTTGCTTCCTGATTCAAGCCAGtatctgtgctgtgtggctctgcactgctcctccattccctcATTTGGACATGTACTCTTTGGCTGAAGTGATTGTAGTGGAGTGCAATGAAGGCTCCATCACCATGTTCtattgtgttctgggctacctgggatttctaGCTAcggtcagcttcactgtggctttcctagctaggaaattgccagacagtttcaatgaagccaagttcatcaccttcagcatgctggtattttgcagtgtgtgggtaTCCTTCATTCCCCCCTATTTGAGCACCAAGggaaagtacatggtggctgtggagatcttctctatcttggcctccagtgctggcttgctgggctgtatctttttccccaaatgctacataattatccTAAGACCTGAACTGAACAGCAAGGATCAACTTATAAGGAGAAATTACTAA